The DNA segment CTTTCAACTTTCTCATGAGCTGGAGCTCCTATGGTAaagcttcttcttctcttctttttttttttttgtccattttttcttctttcttattctccatttcttcttctttcttattctccatttcttcttctttcttcttctcatttCAACTAAACGTCTAACATCTATTACCTatataaaaaccaaaataacGTCTTCACAAAAGAATGAGCCATATCATcaaacatttttataaattttattatttattcattcttttttgtAAGAAAATCATTCAGTTTTTCAACTTTTACCTCCACTTGCTGAAAAAACAAAACTTCTCATCTCCTGTGATATAAACTCTTTGGTTTCTCAACCTTTCCTCTACTtccaatgaaaaaaatattcccTCTCCTTCGTTGGAtattagaagaaaagaaaaacgcTTCAGTTTCCACCTCAAGTACTTGACTAAATAGTGTCAAAACTTATTTATTAAGAGAGAATTTAAcccacaaattaaaagaatgttaaagaataagttcaaTAATTAAATTCACTTACCTTTATCCTTACAGCCTAACAAGAAGAACCCAGAAAACAATTACCACCACTTTGACTTGTTGTATCACTTGTTTTCAGGTACCTTTATTCTTTATGCCGCGATCAATGCACTGGCTATAGTGTTTGTGGTCACAGTGGTACCTGAGACAAAGGGCAGAACTCTGGAACAGATCCAAGCAGCCATTAACGCAGCTTAAAGAAGTGGGGTATGTGGAAATGTTCAAGGATTTTGGCTTTTTGCCCTTGAATTTAGGTATTTTTAGGGGCTTTTTTTGGCAGAGTGGAGTAGGTGGCATCCACACTATTgaataatatatgctatcaaattaaatttattgaataggaaagaatttatttaattaaactttctttaattaaaaataataaactatgaTTCTCATATTTTACCGTTCTATTTGACCgctcagtaaaaaaaaaaaaattattaatttttacttaacaattaagaaaataatttttaagatatttgtatatttttttatatttttaaaaaatatttaaaaatattataaaatatgaaaacaaaaagaataaaaaaaaaaaaaaaaaaaaaaaaaaaaaacaaatgtgcTAGGCGGCAGCAGCCTAGCAcggcttttaaaaatattgaatgaaaaaatagtataatgaattaaattactaaGTTTTTGTTTCAAATTAGTAGTAAGGGTTTACAAATTTCATTgaattttcaaagaaattaaagagaaaattgaagctgaaaaaaaaagtatttagaCGTTAGTTATCTCACTACTTGATAATATTGCATAAAAATTGCTAAGAAAATGAgcttcatgaattttttttttttttttttttcctggactTTTGGTGGTAGATAGTAGaaaaaatatctacaaaaaagtTAAAggcataaaaattttcaaagaagACATTTTAGACCCATTTTAAGCCACttgatatttaattaattagtgtTGTTTTACCAaaatgagtaatattagatatagttatcCAATGTGTGTATCTCATGCACTTGAAAATCGTGTAGATCTTGGATTTgttcactttttaaaatagaGTACGTGAAACTTACACATTTTAagactatataaattattttcctttaaaaaatattgaaactttttatttaaatttaaattttacctAACCACCCTCTATTAACGATGTGGAAATCTTTGAAGGAGAAGgaataaaaatcaaaacaacGTCGAAGCAATCAATTAGCCAAAGAATACACATCCAATATAGAAGAATATAATTAGAGGTTGTTCAaatttacaaaacctttgcaatggATGTGAAGGACAAGCTATTGTGCATGCCTGGCCCTTCGCCACTTCCAAACATGACTTGGTTCCTACAACTTTCAAAAACTATTCAGTCTaggattttcatgattttcttgacAGCTCATTTTAACACATAaacattgaaattaaaaaattattcatgaaatgcaAAGTTCTTAAAAGGGTTCCaacaatttaattatttactagaaaaaatattttagttcaaTCAACAGtatctcttcttttttcctccaAATCCACCTCCTTCAACCATCTAAAAAGGagaaagataaatgatatttgtagtcatgAGTGTACAAATGCCGtacaattactttaaaaaaatggataattACAAAActcacgtgaaaaaaaaaattaattttttaatagtggactctactctttttcaaagtaagGCGTTTGCACACTTTacgattgtatgtagcattactcaaattttttatgttttggatGCTATGTAGTCATTGAATGTGTATTATATGTTGATACTTTCACGTTTATCTGCATCCACAATCCACATATAATATCTTACCTTGATTTGTATCTTTTTAATAATCACAAATCGCAAACGTTttaagaaacaacaaaaaaatgttaTACCAACCAAACCTTATCTTTGTCCTTATATATATCTACATACAAAAGTACAGTTTTAAATGATTTACAAAGCATATAAGGAGAAGAAATTAAAGCAGGTCCAAAACCCATCTACAGAAATTAACCATATTAACACTAAAACTGAAAACAATAATTactatctctctctcagtgTATGTGTTCTCCATATGCCATTTGATGAAGAAGACTTTGTTATCTTTACAAATTTCTGCTTTGGTTGTTGCTGCTTTCTGGTGATCACATTTtctttattgctgctaatttcTTTCACTAAATCAACTTTGACAATGTGATGATCAGAAGTCCCTTTGGATGAAAATACTGTATATGATCCAGGAACAAACTTGTATGGTGAATTCTGGGATGCCAATACATAATCAACCCGAGTTCCATACTTGCATGTTCCCTGCACACCTGCACATCAAACCATAACTCAAATGGGATTAATGAGAATGATCATGAATGATGATATTTGATTCGAATCTTAGGCCTAAAAGATTgagaaatgtttttctttattctagatTTTATCATCCCGAATCACACTTGTTATGTTTGATATTTAAATAGATGAAGAATAACATTATTTGAAATATCAGGTGATAAGAGTTGTTACTTTGGCCTTTGGCAATCATGACTACTGGCTCACATTCCCCTGCAAAGTCCTTTGCATCTGTATATTGtttactcttcaaaaatctcATCACTTCGACCTTTGGTCTTGGCTTTCCAATCTCCTCATAATACTACAACACATGAATTTACGGATGagtaaaagttaaaaatgttGTATCTGTTAGGTTCATGTAGAGATGCTGTTGAATACTCTTAACATTCTCTTGTACAGTTGTATAGGGTTATAGTATTCATGACATTCCCATGATGTTCTTAACAATGTATTGGACATGAATTTTAATCAATCAGAATGCTACTTTTACCTTTACGATATCAGTCCATCTTTCTGGGGAGTAATCTGTTTCATCAAGTGAATTGAGACCTCCTGCCAAAATGTGAGGTTCATCACTAGCCTGGATTATGGCATTTATCTGCTTCATCCGCCAGTTCTCATCAAGATGATCAAGGAGGGTGCAGCTGAAGTTGACTTCTCCCATATGGGGTACATCAATCGTGGCCTTCAAAACATTCCTATTTCCAGAAAACACATAAAAGGAGTTGCATAATCTATTGAGAACGTGCAAGATCaacgaaggaaaaaaaaaaacttataaaatgacgtgatttaatgtgatatactaatctactttacaataaaaagaatattgCAGTATTATGTATTATACCAAGATATGCCAATTTGAAAAATagcttttatgttattttaatgGACCAAGCATTTTCTTTTATCCATTATGGTTGCTTGATTAATTGTTGATTACTATAATTTATAAAGCAACTCTTATTACTTGTTCTCCTTTTGATatcactttattttcttttctttttcttttcttttttccattaaCAATTAATTCTGCTATCAGTAGTAATAAGTACATATGATAAAGGGTTCCATAGACCATTGAGAGATCACTTTATGTGGTGGTGATGCTTTTGCCAAGcaataacaataaattaaaagattcaaatgCAGGATACCGACAAACTCATAAACTGGCATAATTTGATGTGACGtcaaatctactttataataaaaagaatttgaaaatctAATATACCATATCAAACTacaatcaatttataaatttttttttgcaattttttttttttgtttggttgagatttttcgtaatatttttttataggtgaaGTATATTTAATGGTAAATGTACCTTCATTCCACTGATGGAGTTTACTTGGAAAAATCAGATTTTCTCAACaaagagggggaaaaaaaaactgttgcaaGATTAAACCACAGCACCATTTCAATTTATCATTCAATTATTACTCAAACGCAAAAATCAAAACTGCATTTACAAATaccataacaaaaaataatcttaaaaaattatattaaatgatCTTTTCAATCCTGCCTATCAACTTTTGACAAACTCTCTTACCaaacttatttattaaaaaacatattttcaaaattttcttttcatttttcaaaactcaataaacaatacatctaaaaatattctccaagttttttttataaccaAACATAGTCACATTGTTCACATATCATTAGTATCTTAACTCAACCCCTCCACAACTGCCCATGTATTAGGTCTATCTAGTCGGCCATCCGCGCAATCCGCAAGTATAATCATCTAACTATCATGCATCAATCGTCtaaaatttctattataaaGAGTCTAGACTAAAGAGTGATTGAcattagatgattgaaaaatatttattatattttacttatgaaCGTATCGTCTAATGTTAtattatgaaataataaaaaaataataaaaaaataaataattttcttattaataatataaagagTTCAAAGTAAAAGAGTAAAAGAGCTAAATAAGCCAAATGGATAACCATAAGTGTCAATAGCAATGGTAAGATGAATAGTCCTTTTCTCTTTATtggaacaaacaaaaataaaataatagaagaGTTAAGTGGTGGGCAGGCCAAAgagataataaaatcaataattaatatgAGATGTTTTTATCCATAATTTGAATAGTTTGGTTATGCAgtaaagatgaaatgagatattttattaaaagttaaataaaatattattataatataatttttaatattaattttgttttgatatttgaaaaaagaaagaattatttattatattttatataaaaattttaaaaaattataatgattatataagatgaaatgagatgaaataaaataatttagattttattatccaaaccagCCAAGTTTCATCCATAGTAAGAAATCCTTCGtctttaaacttattttttaaaatattaattttaaaaattcgaGTAGATTTATTgtgatgataaaaataatataatcaaaggtctttttaattcaataaaatacaagaaaaatgattcaaaatttatagaaataatatatatccGTACACAATTAATACTCAATAAAGTATGGCCTCTGAATGGTCACCTAAACGATTTTAAAAGCTATTCTATGAGGAGAGATTTGGAATTATCGATGGCGATAAAAAGAAACTTAAGAATGATGTCAAGGCATCGATTGGGAACAAGCAATCAAAGCCGGAATGCAAAGTACATAAATCTAAACAGAATGCAACCACTTTCATTTGTCAGGAATTGAAAGCAGCAATCACAAAGGAGTGATTACAATTCCATGAAAATGGATTCAATGAAGAAAGATTGtgagagaaaataatattactctttaccTGAAATCAGAATCGTCAAAGATCTTCTCTGCTTTCCACCGCTTAATCGGCCACCTCGACAAGATGGCGTTGCCGTATTCCGGCGCCCAGCTCTCGGCAAACGCGTAGTTCATTCCCAAAGCAGCAGCCAAATCTGATAGAGGCTTCATGGCCTTTTCTTCTTCTGCCTTCACATCTTGCAGGGCCAATATATCAGCATCCAACTCTCTCAGAACTTCAAGCACGGTCCTACGGTTATGGCTTCCATGGCCCTCACCATTTACCGTACTTTTGAGGAATCGCACAGTGGATTTTAAAGGAGCTTCCCCTCTCAAAATTCTACTttttgaactacttgaatctgcagcagcagcagaagaagaagaacacccCCTCTCATGGAAACTCAGGTGTCTACTCCGCAACAGGGAAATCTCGTTATCGGGCAAATTTATCGATACCCTTAACTTGGATTTCCCAGACTTTTGTTGATTTGAATGATTGTCTGTCCCATTCGTGGAATTGGGATACAGGGGAGACTTCTTCAGTATACTTTTGGGACGGTCATTGGCTGAGTTTGCCCGTAAATTCATGTCCAAAACCCGGCTGGCCATCATTGTGTGTCCCTTTTCATTCTCGGTCTCAGAAACTGCAGGTGCCATGGAGAACAGGGCAGCATTAAATGTGGCTACCCGTATTGGTTTCTCTGATTTTGGATCACCCAATTCGCCATTAGGATTAACCGAGGCCGACCCACTGACGCTCGGTTCGTGTTTTGCATCAAGTCGAGCGTCGGAGTTCGTTTTCCGGAAACTTTTGACCAGAATTTTGGGCTTGGGGTGGCTGGAGTTGAGCAACCGGAAGTGGTAGAAGAAGCGGCGGAACTTGCCGTTGAGGAGTTGGAGCATTGTAGACTAATAGGCGTCTATCAagacccaaaaacaaaaaggatcTTTGCTGGATGGGAGCatgaaaaagagggaaaaaaaaaggtgcagTCTTGCAGAGTTGTGCTCAAGAACTCTCTGCCTCTGCTTGGTGTTGTTCAGTGTTTGTTGTGCAGAAGTAAATAAATCAGGCAGGTCTTAAGGAGGGTTTGGTGGGTAgcttttggtttgtttttagaGTAGAAGTCTTCTAGATGACACTTGGCAGTCAACTAGGGGTTCAACTTGTGTATATCTTAGGGGGATGGGAAAGAGGTATGACAGACCAGGTGGTATTGCCAAGTTCCAACTACTCCCGTCCATAGAAATGGGTTCACTTTCATCTTAATTTATACTTTACTCATATTAGttgatatattaatactattatactttaaataattttttattttataaaactatttcaAATATACTTCATCATTAGTAtgttattaaaaatgataaaacgaAAAGAAACGTTTTAGCTACGGAGAGATTTCACAAAAACATATCTATAAATTAACTTCACTTAATGTGAtacttttaaattataaatcgatttttattataaattaactttaatatgttatatacaaaaatgttaatttatgaatttatttttatttgattcttTGTGACCGTAGCACTTCTCTAAAATGAATACTAAGAGTAATATAGCTCAAACGGATCTTATGCTTGCGTTTAtcatttatggttttaattaaaattatcaagtgttgtccagatgactaatacaaaagggggatgaattgagttgtataaaaaaaataacaattataaatcaaatatataatataaaaaataaataaaatatgaaataacaataaatataaagagtaagggtaagagagaagcaaactcagtatgttaacgaggttcggccccactgcctacgtcctcgcctcaagctaccccttgaggattcccaaattcactattcaacctccttcaggtggagatagaaacctattacacctttgaacaacaccgctacaaaggatccgtgtagaacaccctctacacttgcaatcaccttacacgtggtgattcaactattccccgtgtagaatactttctacacacacaagggttatatacaccatttttctgatacaagagctgatagtgggtaggttatcagaaaacaattctcaatgagtgaaataagaacaatacagcgcaaactatatctctcaaaatgaacaaggattaaggctcaatgcttagagaagagagaatgaaagctttgaatgaatgttgtatgctcttggtgttgtgaatgtgaagctctcaaatgatctatttataggcatatgagacttcatattcaaatttaaaaagattcacatgtcaaagacaacatcattcacttttttaaaaaattcaaataaaaggttcttctttttcaattgtcaaagacaacatcattcatttttttcaaaaaaatcaaacctaatcttttacttttggcatatgacaaaatgagcacactttccttttcaaaaaattcaaacctaatcttttactttttgcatatgacaaaatgagcacactttactttttaaatttttcaaacaaaatcatcttccttttgtataagtctaaaaaagcatcaatcacttttgaaaatatttaaataaaatatgcacatgtgaacgatgacaatcaatcatctttaatattttcaaagttcaaccctttaatcaaggcatgcacatgcaaaagatgacaatcaatcatctttcaaaaatttcaaatttaattttcaaaaatattcatgcacatgtggaaaatgtattttactgctttatgataaaatattaattttgagcattaatcctaatttcgactttcaagagatttacaatattactctatgactttaatatgaacttgtttccttcttgttcatgcttggttctttgatgtgcttgattccattgtgtgaacaacttgagcttgaaactcctttattctttgaattcatttgttatcatcaaaatctatgtgtagatttaaatcacatgaaacttgaaactttgggttcaacatcaagaaaaataatgacaAATACAAGATCAAGGCGCGTAAGTCTAGTGTAAACTCTTtgtaaaaagaataatattatatgtatttacagttttacttaaatttttaattacaaaactcattatgttagttttattttaaaatttaaattttatgatttttaacgTATCAACAACTGATATACGaagaaataagtttttttataaatttttcttaagtggatttaatattttttttttttttttgtaaaaatgcaTGATGCATTATAGATGTAGGAATCATTCACAGaatctttcattttattttttaaaccgaaaaaaattatagaaaataaattgtcTGTAAATAGTAAAAGTAAGTGAAAATTGAAGGAGAAGTAGTGAGGTCATGCGGTCCCTTGATTGGAAAGGCACGTTGCTACAAACAAGGCGTATCCAACTTCCATGCAAACTAACAGTTttcccatgaaaaaaaaaaaggattctgCAGATAGAAATTGGTTTCTCAATCTTTTGAAGGCCCCACCACCAGTGTTTGCCAAAAAGGTACCTCATTAGGTACCTTCACGCAATGCACATAATCTTTTCTACTTCACGGAATGTGGATAAACAAACGAGGAAATTCTTTAATAATGAGTTGGGAAGAAACGAAGgcgtaaaattaaataaaatattatttttatttttaaaatttaaaaaatttaaattatttattatattttgtataaaaatttaaaaaaaattataatcatattttgtgtaaaaatttaaaacaattgtatcattattataatttttttttaaatttttacacaaaatataataaacaattcaacttttttaaatctcaattcaaaatttttaaatcttaaaacaataataatattttcttattaatattatattgaaaatttcaatACTTTAgagatttgtttgaaaattcaaaACCCAAAAATTGTTGTGGCAGAAGTgagtaagaaaaattatattctcaaatTGGTGCAGATAATATATCTAATAAAATGGTTACATgacataaattaatttaaaagataaattttaaattttaaatcttataaatcaaattttatcatttaaactATGTAGATGGCGTGCTCTATatattgaattgaaaatagaatttTACTTTATCTTTGGATTATCTAGTTGGGTGCGAAGTCAACgatatcattttaaattttattaacgTCGTATCGCGGTGCCACATCTTGATATGATCATAACTTTCATATTTAGTCTTGTACTTTCACCGTATGCCATTGCCACACAGACCtggcataaaaaataaaaaatgataaaaatggttTGCCCTTTGACAAATCTTACTTTTAATAACATGGATTaggtaaataaatatttatagtaatattatatataatcgtcGAGTACGCAAATATCATGAAATAtaagattacaaatatcatttctcttttatagaTAACATCAATATCTAACGAGTAATGTGGTCCATTTAGGTGCTCACTCTCCTCCCTCTTCCTGTTCTCCCTCATGTTCACCATACCACTGctagtttttatcttttaagtGTTTTTTCGAGTTTTCTTCCAATGTTTGGAAATGTCCCCATCTACTGCCTTCCGGTATTTGGACCTCTACACAAGCCATTCCTTCGAATACACTGGGTGCCAATCCTTCAAAAGCCAGAAGAAGCCCAGCCAAACTATCAACATGTTTGGTTTATGTGAGGCATTGACTAAGCATGAGATTCACGCGCCGGCGCACTGCAAAGTGTCTTCTTTTGACACACGCAGCTCCAGGAGGCTCAAACGCATGCTCTTTCATATCCAACCACCCATATGCTGTCCCCTCCAATGTGTGGTCCACATATGTTGCCACAATTTCTCACGAGTACTCTTAACCACCAATGACTTAGACCGTCTGTAGCATTTTCTCCGTTCTCGTTTTTGCTTCTCCTAATCAAGGATCATCAAGTTAAGAAAGTGAGATTCTCCATCAGCCAACTCAAAACAGAAATGTAGCACACCCCCTCCTATCATGGCTTATAGCTGTGGCAATGCAGTCCACATCTTGTATTGCTAAAAAATTGCAAATGGTGGCTTCCCCTTAATGGGAATGGGCAGGGATCGTTTGACCAATCTCACAtccttctctatttttctttttggtgttgcattaactattaatatatatattatatatatatatttatatatattatatgaaacaTTCTTAGAGAGGGAAAAAATTTGGTAGGACCCACGAATATCCATCTCATCAAATCTCATTTTAGATtcatgtatgttttttaagcgTTAAGGATTCTAGTTGAGATTATAATTGATGAAGAAATTATGAACTAACTGTTAATGAAATCACCCCTTTTTATATCTGTTTGCCATAGACTCATAACATGCCATTTTTATATCTGTTTGTCAGTTCCTGTGATTCCTTCTTTACTCTCTGTCTAGTCATCCCACCCTCTATGTTGTAAGAGTTTCGAATAATTCATTCACGGGATTCACGCGCAATTAGGCCAAAACTTTCTTACTTTTtgataatgaatattaaaaaagttcAGCCTTCTCcgtgattttttgtttttgtttttttatgttataATCCCCTCTTTTGAAATGTCTTTGCTGTTGTCTTGTCTGCAAATACGATAGCCTTCTTTGGGATGCATGCAGGAAGGTAATCTTCTGGCATGTTGAATTCTGTGTTCCTTTCCATGCCTTGAGTTATTCCGTAACAATATACATCCTCACTCGGTCACTCCAGTTTGGGTGGCAACACAGAACAGATTAGGAATTTGATGTGGCTGCTGAACTTCCGTTGTATATCTGCATATCCCACGCACAccctttaaaaaaatggaatccATTTTATATGCTCATGAAGCATGTCAGACAAGAAATTTCTTAACGTCCCATTTTTGACAAATTATCTAACAAGATGAAGATGATTTGTAATGGTAAAACATATTCCGACTgcattgatgttttcttttggtttccCTTTCCTTTTGTCATGTTTGGAATGCGGTCCAGGCTTCTTATATGGTGTCTTGATAAATGCCATGTGTGGTGATGGTTGTTTTTGTCGTTGTTCATCCAATCTTCGGATCATTACACTAATTTGGTATTAGTAACACCAATTTGTCCCAAAACTTTAAATCAAAGAAgtcaatttaattatttaatttatgattGAACAACATCATGTCTTCATCAATACAGATAATGACAATGGTATCTTGAAGTTTGAACAAAAGGCCACCAAGTGAAAACTATGTAGACATGATCTCTGAATGGAGAACTGAAAAAACTATGTGAAGTTCTTTCCATCCATCAATTTCTGAAAGCACTAGAGTGATTGAACTAGTCCAGAAATTCTAATGGTGACCCCCACTGAAAGTTATGAGATGTTTCTTTACATGAACAAGAGTACTTCAAACGCTCCTAACCGTTTGAAGTACTCTTGTTCTAAACGGGAGATGCACCTCACTCTAGGAGAGAAAAgcgcaaaaaaaaaataatgtagcaTTCATTGTAATAAGGAAACTCCCATAGGAATCTTCAGATTTACATATAAAAACCTCAACCGCCCCCAAAGGCAGCATGCGCATAGCCAGTATGTGCATAGCTTGAGTCACCATTCATCTGCATCTGGCTGAATAAACAAGAATATATCTTTGTcagtcgagagagagagagagagagagagagagagagagagagagtaactaAGAACTGAAGAAAAAAGACTGCTATAATTGGCCGCTACAGATCCTTCTCAACTATAGCTTGTAAAGTTCTGCAGACCTGAGCCTAAATACATCGCCAAATCCATGTCCTGGAGTGCAAAGCGATATAAAAAGCAACGTCTTTCCCCATCACGTTTGTGATGTtcattgaaaagtattttggtGGCAGCGTCCTTCCCCCACATTCAACAAAATCAAGCCTTTTCCACGTGGCACTCATTTTCCCTTGAACAACCAACTGATTGATTGTgtttccatatctttttaacaCTAGACCACccactcttctttcttctctcctcTGTTACCCAATCTGTGAACCTAACTTTAActtactttcttttttattattttcacagCAATGTTGACCAAAGTATAAAGAACATATCATCAACCCTTGGACACTGAAAGTTCACTAGATCCATTATGAGTTCCCGTCCGCTCTATCTATATACATggttaaggaaaagaaaagttgaaactagaaaagcaagtaaagaagCATACCATTCAAATATCGCACTTAAACCATCTAAACGAAGACCCACATTGAGAAAGCCAATTTTTCCACTGCATACCATCAACTGAAGCTGATTCCTGATTCTATAGATAGTCATCCTCACTGTCCTCATCATAATCAGAAGCTGACTCATCACTCCTTGGTTCCATTAGTGTATTCATGTCAAATGATTGCTCTGTTTCCATCTCCTCCATGTCGATAGTATCATAGGTCATCCGTTCATCAAACTTCACATCAGTGCAATTAAGAAGCCATGCAAGAGAACATTTTAACCCCTTCCTCGCAACCACCCTATGTCTCGGTTTTATGGTAGACTCCAGACCATATGTAAAGAATGCAGGGAACATAACCAAGTCATCCAAAGGCCTTTTCATCTCCATTTGGAAGTAATCAAAATTAAGTTTCATGATATCAAGATTCAAAGCAAGCAGTTGGGGACACCCGACAACCATTGTCCTCACTTGTTCCAAGGAGAATCCACAAATCTTTAGAAAATCTACATGCTTTATCAAAGGTGCATTACTGAGGCTAACAACCTGCGGCATCTTCTCAAGAACTCGGCCGAAATCCTCAGGACCAATATCAATGACTGAATTAAGCAAACTCTGTTGACTGAGAAGCTTCGGTTTCAACTCAAGTCCTATAATCTCAGGATACTGTGCTATTACAGAAGGAAGTAATGCTTCTCTAACATTAAACTCTAAAAGAGATTCCACATTTGGTTTAACCCTCTCTTCCAATCCAAACCCCAG comes from the Carya illinoinensis cultivar Pawnee chromosome 8, C.illinoinensisPawnee_v1, whole genome shotgun sequence genome and includes:
- the LOC122318173 gene encoding uncharacterized protein LOC122318173, coding for MLQLLNGKFRRFFYHFRLLNSSHPKPKILVKSFRKTNSDARLDAKHEPSVSGSASVNPNGELGDPKSEKPIRVATFNAALFSMAPAVSETENEKGHTMMASRVLDMNLRANSANDRPKSILKKSPLYPNSTNGTDNHSNQQKSGKSKLRVSINLPDNEISLLRSRHLSFHERGCSSSSAAAADSSSSKSRILRGEAPLKSTVRFLKSTVNGEGHGSHNRRTVLEVLRELDADILALQDVKAEEEKAMKPLSDLAAALGMNYAFAESWAPEYGNAILSRWPIKRWKAEKIFDDSDFRNVLKATIDVPHMGEVNFSCTLLDHLDENWRMKQINAIIQASDEPHILAGGLNSLDETDYSPERWTDIVKYYEEIGKPRPKVEVMRFLKSKQYTDAKDFAGECEPVVMIAKGQSVQGTCKYGTRVDYVLASQNSPYKFVPGSYTVFSSKGTSDHHIVKVDLVKEISSNKENVITRKQQQPKQKFVKITKSSSSNGIWRTHTLRER